The genomic interval GCTGCGGCCATCGCGCTCGTCCGTGGTCCTGCGGCGGTGGGGGATCTGGCCGACAGAGCGGTGCAGGCGTCTGCCGAGAACGCGGAAACACATGACGAACAGGCCGAAGGTACCGGGTCGACACCATTCGAGCTGGTCTCTGTGCTGTTGGCGGCTGGTCTCGACACTCCGGTGACCGCAGCGCTGCAGAGCTCCACCATGGGTGGCGGATGGCGTGCGGTCCAGGAGTCCATTCGTGCGCAACTGGTCCGGCACCTCGCCGCGAAGGGTGCTGAGCGCGAGGCCCTCGAACACAGCGCTCGGCTGGCGCACCTTGGCTACGGCACGTCGAGGACCGAGATCATCGCGGCGGTGGCCGTCGCGGCACTCGGGACGAGTCGTTGGGAGGAGTACCGCGAATATGCCCGAAGTTCGGTCGAGGCCGAGTTCGGCCAGCTGGTCGCCGCGGAACGGGCTGCCCGGCTCGTCAGGGCTCGTCAGCAGATCGAGGCTCACTTACACGACAGCGCAGAGCAGCCGCTGACTCCATCGGTTGTGACGCACGAACCTGTCGACTTCTACCTGGCAACGCTCGAGGAGCTCTCGTCGTCGTCTGAACGCGACAATCGGCCAGGGGTGGTGTTGAACCTCGCCGGCGCACTCCCGGATCATGCCTTGGTCGACCCGGCCGACACCTGGCAACTGTTGCCGGGAGTCGAGCGGCTGGTGGACGAGGATCTCAAGATCTATGGCTATCGCTGGCTCCGTGCGCAGCGGTTCTTGGTGGAGACCCGGGTTGCGTTGGGCGACTCCGAGGCTGCACGCCGTCAGGCGGAGGCGATGATCGAACCACTCCTCGCCATCGAGGTCCTCGACTCGTCCGCCATTGCCGACACCGTCGCCGCACTCCACGCCGCCGGGGCGCTGACTGACGACACCATCGCTCCCCTGCTGGCGCTGGTTGCACCGGATCACGTTGATGACGATCACGCGCGCGGAGCGATAGCCGTGGCCTTCGCGAAGGGGAGCGTCGGTGGCCCGACGGAACTGGCGGACTCGGCGGCCGATCTCGTCACCGCGCCGGTTCTGGTGCTCGGACGCTTGACGGAGACCCTGTACAAGTCTGCCCTCGAAATCCTGACCAGCCTGGTCGAGGGCGGCCACGTTCAGCCAGCCCGGCGGGTCGCCGAAACCTTGCTCCGGCAGGCGATCCGGCCCGACGTCCTCTGGGTGGACCGAGCCACCCTCCTCGGTGGCCTGCTGAGGAGCAAGGAACCAACGGTTCGCGACGAAGCCCTCCGTCACCTCACCATCGAGGACGCCTTCATCGACCAGGTCACCGACCTCCCGACCGAGCTGCTCGAGGCCTTGCTCCGAACCTCGGCCCTCACCGGCGATCGCTCAGGATAAGGGGTTGTCGAGCGGGTTGGAGGTCATTCTGGTGGTGAGGCCGGACTGCATTGCGCGAGCCGCGGAGGTATTGGGTTTGCGGTCGGCCTGGGCCTGGAAGCAGGAGAGGAACTCGTCGACGAGGTCGAGCCGGGGATACGACCGGAGTACTTCGGCGCGGAAGGCGGGGGTGAAGGCGTCGAGATTCTTTCCGGCGATATCCAGTGCCGCGGCGCGCGACAGCAGGTGGCCTTCGGGGTCGGTGGATGCGTCGACGTCGGGCCACATGTGCTTGACGATGACTTCGCCGAGGCGTTCGCGGCGGTCGCCCGGCCAGCCGGCGCCGGCTGCGAACACGCGCGCGATGTGACCGCCGGCCTCCTCGAAGGACACCGTGTGGTTGTCGAACTCCGGCACCAGGCTGACGTCGTGGAACATGGCCGCCACGAACAACAGCTCAGCGTCGTACCGGATGCCCTCCTGCTCGCCGAACCCGCTCGCCCACAGGTAGACCCGGCGCGAATGGCTCAGCAGCGCCGGCGAGAGGTACGTGGTCGCCACCTCCAAAGCCGCCGACGAGGCCGTCGTTGCAGGTGACACGAGACTGATCATGCTTCGACGGTAGTTCGCCAAAGGCCCGCCCCGCTGGTCCAATCCCCCACCACAACCATGGGCCATCCACCACACCGCCGTACCCCGCACCCAGGTAGC from Kribbella sp. NBC_00709 carries:
- a CDS encoding HD domain-containing protein → MISLVSPATTASSAALEVATTYLSPALLSHSRRVYLWASGFGEQEGIRYDAELLFVAAMFHDVSLVPEFDNHTVSFEEAGGHIARVFAAGAGWPGDRRERLGEVIVKHMWPDVDASTDPEGHLLSRAAALDIAGKNLDAFTPAFRAEVLRSYPRLDLVDEFLSCFQAQADRKPNTSAARAMQSGLTTRMTSNPLDNPLS